One window of uncultured Erythrobacter sp. genomic DNA carries:
- a CDS encoding putative quinol monooxygenase, giving the protein MIVVVGSFRIPPSMIEVVRPAMEAMISASRAEEGCIEYAYGFDVLDEGLVRVSEKWRDRAALEAHLRTAHIAEWRAQVSALAMSERNLTAHETDDGFYI; this is encoded by the coding sequence ATGATCGTCGTTGTCGGATCGTTCCGTATCCCGCCCAGCATGATCGAGGTCGTGCGCCCTGCAATGGAGGCGATGATCTCCGCCAGCCGCGCCGAGGAAGGCTGCATCGAATACGCTTACGGCTTCGACGTGCTGGACGAAGGACTTGTGAGGGTCAGCGAGAAATGGCGCGACCGTGCCGCTCTCGAAGCGCATCTTCGCACCGCCCATATTGCCGAATGGCGCGCGCAGGTCTCCGCGCTCGCCATGTCGGAGCGCAACCTCACTGCGCATGAAACCGATGACGGGTTCTATATCTGA
- a CDS encoding putative quinol monooxygenase: MLIVLAEAKLGEGALDAARDAMATMVEASRAEEGCVSYAYAVDVLDPNKLIIVEKWVDSDALTFHFQTPHMAAFQQALGSLDVQITELAKFQADDGSPVM, encoded by the coding sequence ATGCTGATAGTGCTGGCCGAAGCCAAACTGGGCGAAGGCGCACTCGACGCCGCGCGCGATGCGATGGCGACTATGGTGGAGGCTTCACGCGCCGAGGAAGGCTGCGTCAGCTATGCCTACGCCGTCGACGTGCTTGATCCGAACAAGCTCATCATTGTCGAGAAGTGGGTCGATAGCGACGCGCTCACCTTCCATTTCCAGACCCCGCATATGGCCGCGTTCCAGCAGGCGCTCGGCTCGCTCGACGTCCAGATCACCGAGCTGGCCAAGTTCCAGGCCGATGACGGCTCCCCGGTGATGTAA
- a CDS encoding glutamate--cysteine ligase — MSTREASSADEPILESLDQLIEPMRAGEKPKSDWRIGTEHEKLVYKRADENGNRRAPSYDEKCGIRDLLSELTEFGWEPVEENGNVIALKGKDGAVSLEPAGQLELSGAPLENLHETCAETGRHLEQVKAIGERCGVGYLGLGMWPDKTRAELPVMPKGRYKIMMEHMPKVGSLGLDMMLRTCTIQVNLDYASEADMAQKFRVGLALQPLATALFANSPFTEGKPNGYLSYRSHIWSDTDPHRTGMLPFVFQDGFGYERWAEYMLDVPMYFVFRDGKYIDAAGLSFRDFMAGKLSVLPGERPTASDWWDHLSTAFPEVRLKSFLEMRGADGGPWSRICALPAFWVGLLYDQGALDAAWDLVKDWSMEEREQLRNDAPKLALDAPLPGGKGTMQDLGREALAIAHSGLSARARLNMSGDNETGYLETLDEIVKSGKVPAQRLLDAYHGEWNGDVSQVYKYSF; from the coding sequence ATGAGCACCAGAGAAGCTTCCAGCGCCGACGAGCCCATCCTTGAATCGCTCGACCAGCTGATCGAACCGATGCGCGCGGGCGAGAAGCCCAAATCCGACTGGCGCATCGGGACCGAGCACGAAAAGCTCGTCTACAAGCGCGCCGATGAGAACGGGAACCGCCGCGCGCCGTCCTATGACGAGAAATGCGGCATCCGCGACCTGCTGTCAGAACTCACCGAGTTCGGGTGGGAGCCGGTCGAGGAAAACGGCAATGTCATCGCATTGAAGGGCAAGGATGGCGCGGTCAGCCTGGAGCCCGCGGGCCAACTCGAACTTTCAGGCGCACCGCTGGAAAACCTGCACGAAACGTGCGCGGAAACGGGGCGGCATCTTGAACAGGTAAAGGCCATCGGAGAGCGCTGCGGGGTCGGCTATCTCGGCCTCGGCATGTGGCCGGACAAGACCCGTGCAGAGCTGCCTGTGATGCCCAAGGGTCGCTACAAGATCATGATGGAGCACATGCCCAAGGTCGGCAGCCTCGGCCTAGACATGATGCTGCGCACCTGCACGATCCAGGTCAATCTCGACTATGCGTCAGAGGCAGACATGGCGCAGAAATTCCGCGTCGGGCTGGCGCTGCAACCGCTCGCCACCGCGCTTTTCGCCAATTCGCCCTTCACCGAGGGCAAGCCCAACGGATACCTCTCTTACCGCAGCCACATCTGGTCAGACACCGATCCGCACCGCACCGGCATGCTGCCCTTCGTGTTTCAGGACGGTTTTGGCTATGAGCGCTGGGCCGAATATATGCTCGACGTGCCGATGTATTTCGTCTTCCGCGACGGCAAATATATCGACGCGGCGGGGCTGAGCTTCCGCGACTTTATGGCGGGCAAATTGTCCGTCCTGCCCGGCGAACGCCCGACGGCGAGTGATTGGTGGGATCACCTCTCCACCGCCTTTCCCGAAGTGCGCCTCAAGAGCTTCCTCGAAATGCGCGGCGCCGATGGCGGGCCGTGGAGCCGCATTTGCGCCCTCCCCGCCTTCTGGGTCGGCCTGCTCTATGACCAAGGCGCGCTCGACGCCGCGTGGGATCTGGTCAAGGACTGGTCGATGGAAGAGCGCGAGCAACTGCGCAATGACGCGCCCAAGCTCGCACTCGACGCACCTCTGCCGGGCGGCAAGGGGACGATGCAGGATCTGGGGCGCGAGGCGCTGGCTATCGCGCATTCCGGCCTGTCGGCCCGAGCGCGGCTCAATATGAGCGGCGACAATGAAACCGGCTATCTCGAAACGCTGGACGAGATCGTCAAAAGCGGCAAGGTTCCCGCGCAGCGCCTGCTCGATGCCTATCACGGCGAGTGGAACGGCGACGTTTCGCAGGTTTACAAATACTCGTTCTGA
- a CDS encoding 16S rRNA (uracil(1498)-N(3))-methyltransferase, whose amino-acid sequence MAETPSPRTPAWPPKSAPRLFVEQRLETGAHVSIEGNAAHYLSRVMRAAAGDAVILCDNATGEWASRVVEAGKRSVELEVAEQLRPREDVPDLWLCPALLKKDRFDFVLEKATELGAARIQPVLTRRCVADKLNLERARTITIEAAEQCARTALPEVTEPAKLDALLRDWPEERTLFFADEDGGDPAADAFVYSEGSAAILIGPEGGFDDAERAAIRAHPQARAISLGPRILRGETAAIAALSVWMAEAGDWLDDEEAMAEDLEPGEG is encoded by the coding sequence ATGGCTGAAACACCCTCCCCCCGAACCCCGGCATGGCCGCCGAAAAGCGCACCGCGCCTGTTTGTCGAGCAGCGGCTCGAAACCGGCGCGCATGTCTCAATCGAAGGCAACGCCGCGCACTACCTCTCCCGCGTCATGCGCGCGGCGGCAGGCGATGCGGTGATCCTGTGCGACAACGCCACCGGCGAATGGGCGAGCCGGGTGGTCGAGGCGGGCAAGCGCTCGGTCGAGTTGGAAGTGGCCGAGCAGCTGCGCCCCCGCGAAGACGTGCCCGATCTGTGGCTCTGCCCCGCGCTTCTCAAGAAAGACCGTTTTGACTTCGTGCTGGAAAAAGCGACCGAGCTGGGTGCGGCGCGGATTCAGCCGGTGCTCACAAGGCGCTGCGTTGCGGACAAGCTCAATCTGGAGCGCGCACGCACCATCACCATCGAAGCCGCCGAGCAATGCGCGCGCACTGCGCTGCCCGAAGTCACCGAACCGGCCAAGCTCGATGCGCTGCTGCGCGACTGGCCTGAGGAGCGCACCTTGTTCTTCGCAGATGAAGACGGCGGCGATCCGGCTGCTGATGCATTCGTCTATAGCGAAGGCTCCGCAGCGATCCTGATCGGTCCCGAAGGCGGCTTTGACGATGCCGAACGCGCCGCGATCCGCGCTCACCCCCAGGCCCGCGCAATCTCGCTCGGCCCCCGCATCCTGCGCGGCGAAACCGCCGCCATCGCTGCGCTATCGGTATGGATGGCGGAAGCGGGCGACTGGCTGGATGACGAGGAAGCAATGGCCGAGGATTTGGAGCCCGGCGAAGGATGA
- the ubiA gene encoding 4-hydroxybenzoate octaprenyltransferase, whose amino-acid sequence MSEEIVPDTEHRGLIARLPQLPRDLAQLARFDRPIGWWLLFWPCVFGVWLAGAGPQFALLGWLLLGSIAMRGAGCIFNDIVDADLDKQVARTAVRPVASGRVSKKLAWGWLIALSLVGLLVLLQLRIEAQLIALASLALVAAYPFMKRITWWPQAWLGMVFTWGLLVGWSELRWDNWDALAAIYAGCIAWVIGFDTIYALQDREDDALVGIKSSALRMGGKVHAGIAAFYAAAIALWSLGIWLYRPDIFAVLTLLPVALHLVWQVATLDPADPDNPLERFRSNRWAGALMAAACFIVGNAGAG is encoded by the coding sequence GTGAGCGAAGAGATCGTCCCCGACACAGAGCATCGCGGGCTGATCGCGCGTCTGCCGCAGCTCCCCCGCGACCTTGCGCAATTGGCGCGGTTTGACCGGCCTATCGGCTGGTGGCTGCTGTTCTGGCCCTGCGTTTTCGGCGTCTGGCTCGCCGGAGCGGGGCCGCAATTTGCGCTGCTCGGCTGGTTGCTGCTCGGATCGATTGCGATGCGCGGTGCGGGCTGCATTTTCAACGATATTGTCGACGCCGATCTCGACAAGCAAGTCGCGCGCACGGCAGTTCGCCCGGTTGCCAGCGGAAGGGTGAGCAAGAAACTCGCGTGGGGCTGGCTCATCGCGCTCAGTCTGGTGGGTCTGCTGGTGCTGCTCCAACTTCGGATCGAAGCGCAATTGATCGCGCTGGCGAGCCTCGCTTTGGTGGCGGCCTATCCGTTTATGAAGCGCATCACGTGGTGGCCGCAGGCGTGGCTGGGCATGGTCTTCACATGGGGGCTGCTCGTCGGCTGGAGCGAGCTTCGCTGGGACAATTGGGACGCGCTTGCGGCGATCTATGCGGGCTGCATCGCTTGGGTGATCGGCTTCGACACGATCTACGCTCTGCAAGACCGCGAGGATGATGCGCTGGTCGGGATCAAGTCCTCGGCGCTGCGCATGGGGGGCAAGGTCCATGCTGGGATCGCCGCGTTTTATGCGGCGGCAATTGCGCTGTGGAGCCTCGGCATCTGGCTCTACCGGCCCGATATCTTCGCGGTTCTGACATTGCTGCCGGTGGCGCTGCATCTGGTGTGGCAGGTGGCAACGCTTGATCCTGCCGATCCCGACAATCCGCTTGAACGCTTCCGTTCCAATCGCTGGGCGGGCGCGCTGATGGCGGCTGCGTGTTTCATCGTCGGGAATGCGGGCGCGGGCTGA
- a CDS encoding SOS response-associated peptidase family protein produces the protein MCNLYRMTKNKDEVARLFDADDASGGANFGEEVYPGYPGLVVAEGAVKQMSWGFPLVMKGKNGQPLKPKPVNNARTDKLDSFFWRHSFEERRCLIPLTAWAEAQGAKGAKTRTWLSLPGLSLPDAELFACAGVWRQSDEWGAVYSMVMTESAGSAAEPVHSRMPVLLRPEDYRGWVSGSPEEAKALCKAWSGELNIERTDQPWTRSASKGEAGQTSLL, from the coding sequence ATGTGCAACCTCTACCGCATGACCAAGAACAAGGACGAGGTCGCGCGCCTGTTTGACGCAGATGACGCATCGGGCGGCGCTAATTTCGGCGAGGAGGTCTATCCCGGCTATCCCGGACTGGTCGTTGCAGAAGGTGCGGTGAAGCAGATGAGCTGGGGTTTCCCGCTGGTGATGAAGGGCAAGAACGGCCAGCCGCTAAAGCCCAAGCCGGTCAACAATGCGCGCACGGACAAGCTCGACAGTTTCTTTTGGCGGCATTCGTTTGAGGAGCGCCGCTGCCTGATCCCGCTCACCGCATGGGCCGAGGCGCAAGGGGCGAAGGGGGCGAAGACCCGCACATGGCTCTCGCTTCCCGGGCTTTCGCTGCCAGACGCGGAACTGTTCGCCTGCGCAGGCGTATGGCGGCAGTCGGATGAGTGGGGCGCGGTCTATTCGATGGTGATGACCGAGAGCGCCGGATCGGCTGCGGAACCAGTCCACAGCCGGATGCCGGTGCTGCTTCGGCCGGAGGATTATCGCGGCTGGGTGTCCGGCTCACCCGAGGAGGCCAAGGCCCTGTGCAAGGCGTGGAGCGGCGAGCTTAATATCGAGCGCACCGACCAGCCATGGACGCGGTCTGCATCGAAGGGTGAGGCGGGCCAGACTAGCTTGCTCTGA
- a CDS encoding VOC family protein, whose amino-acid sequence MAKGKLEHANLTVSRPDRSAELLKQLLGWEERWRGPSQLGGETIHVGVPGHGTDYIAVYTNDDLKKGGDLAYRKGQPLNHLGLVVDDLDAAEKTVIAAGLETFSHGDYYPGKRFYFFDWDGIEFEIVSYAENV is encoded by the coding sequence ATGGCCAAAGGAAAACTCGAACACGCCAATCTCACCGTTTCCCGCCCCGACCGCAGCGCCGAATTGCTCAAACAGTTGCTCGGCTGGGAGGAACGCTGGCGCGGGCCTTCGCAGCTGGGCGGAGAGACGATCCATGTCGGGGTGCCCGGCCACGGCACCGATTACATCGCGGTTTACACCAATGACGACCTGAAGAAGGGCGGCGACCTCGCCTACAGGAAGGGCCAGCCGCTCAACCATCTCGGGTTAGTGGTCGACGATCTCGATGCGGCCGAAAAGACCGTGATCGCCGCCGGTTTGGAGACCTTCAGCCACGGCGATTACTATCCGGGCAAGCGCTTCTATTTCTTCGACTGGGACGGGATCGAGTTCGAGATCGTCAGCTATGCGGAGAATGTGTGA
- the soxR gene encoding redox-sensitive transcriptional activator SoxR, which translates to MANTRTIPHPISHRDLIPIGEMARRTGLSVSAIRFYEDKGLIEPVRTSGNQRRFLRSDLRRVSFILIAQQLGLTLGEIDEEMGKLPHGRTPNARDWRAISASIRDRIEARIAELERMRDRLDGCIGCGCLSLKTCAIYNPDDRLAEQGPGPRAVLGAVSG; encoded by the coding sequence ATGGCAAACACACGCACAATCCCGCACCCAATCTCGCATAGGGACCTCATCCCTATCGGCGAAATGGCTCGGCGGACCGGGCTGTCGGTTTCGGCGATCCGATTTTACGAAGACAAGGGCCTGATCGAGCCGGTGCGCACCAGCGGGAACCAGCGGCGCTTTCTGCGCTCTGACCTGCGGCGGGTGAGCTTCATCCTCATCGCGCAGCAGCTCGGCCTGACATTGGGCGAGATTGACGAGGAAATGGGCAAGCTTCCCCATGGCCGGACCCCCAATGCCCGCGACTGGCGCGCAATCAGCGCCTCGATCCGCGACCGGATCGAAGCGCGCATTGCCGAGCTGGAGCGGATGCGCGACCGGCTGGATGGATGTATCGGCTGCGGGTGCCTGAGCCTGAAGACCTGCGCGATCTACAATCCCGATGACCGGCTGGCCGAGCAGGGCCCCGGACCGCGCGCAGTGCTGGGCGCAGTTTCGGGCTAA
- a CDS encoding histidine phosphatase family protein, producing MKILGLLRHAKSEWDDMAKRDFDRGLNDRGRRGAALIGNHIREHGIKWDRLIASPAIRVTETLESGLPEFTPIYDQKLYLASFETIMEVAQEHAGSGEDEANTILMSGHNPGLQEVILELVSPARENDLFHEACVKFPTATYAVLECKIDSWAELRPRCAKLIHLARPRDLDPELGPEG from the coding sequence GTGAAGATTCTGGGTCTCCTGCGCCATGCGAAGTCCGAATGGGACGATATGGCCAAACGCGATTTCGACCGCGGGTTGAACGACCGGGGGCGGCGCGGTGCGGCGCTGATCGGCAATCATATCCGCGAACATGGGATAAAGTGGGACCGGCTGATCGCCAGCCCTGCCATCCGCGTGACAGAGACGCTTGAAAGCGGCCTGCCCGAATTCACGCCGATATATGACCAAAAACTCTATCTGGCGAGTTTCGAGACGATCATGGAGGTCGCACAGGAACATGCAGGGTCGGGAGAGGATGAGGCGAACACGATCCTGATGTCGGGCCACAATCCCGGCTTGCAGGAGGTGATCCTGGAGCTGGTTTCACCCGCGCGCGAGAATGATCTGTTCCACGAGGCCTGCGTCAAATTCCCGACAGCGACCTATGCGGTGCTCGAATGCAAGATCGACAGCTGGGCCGAACTGCGCCCGCGTTGTGCAAAGCTGATCCATCTGGCCCGCCCGCGCGATCTTGATCCGGAATTGGGGCCGGAGGGCTAG
- a CDS encoding sterol desaturase family protein has translation MTALNLLAALTAAEEPSTLTYVIERVGAHFMNVLYFDLGRYLIAAGVLTLLLLVFSGWAKARRIQTKRSASRQDYTREVLSSLRTVFVFGVTTLATVIGIEAGVILLEIESAPLFTVAWNFALIVVLHDAYFYWIHRAMHTKALFKATHLHHHKSRTPTPWTAYSFSSWEAAAEAAFVPLFLFITSLLGLAFAGFAMFLFLWHMIIRNVMAHAGSELFPAGWVDNPLTDWISTTTHHDLHHSSSGNYGFYFTWWDRMMGTEHPRYKEEFRKSAKPIRLPSIGPRAAEKISVLMAALLATAITLNGWLVAVEGGIA, from the coding sequence ATGACTGCCCTCAACCTGTTAGCCGCTCTCACTGCCGCAGAAGAGCCCTCGACTCTCACCTATGTGATCGAGCGCGTCGGCGCGCATTTCATGAACGTCCTCTATTTCGATCTGGGGCGTTACCTGATCGCTGCCGGCGTGCTTACATTGCTGCTGCTGGTCTTCAGCGGCTGGGCCAAGGCTCGGCGCATCCAGACCAAGCGCAGCGCATCGCGGCAGGATTATACCCGCGAAGTGCTCTCTTCTTTGCGCACAGTGTTCGTTTTCGGGGTGACGACATTGGCGACCGTGATCGGGATAGAGGCAGGGGTGATCCTGCTCGAAATTGAAAGCGCGCCGCTCTTCACCGTCGCTTGGAACTTTGCGCTGATCGTGGTCTTGCACGACGCCTATTTCTACTGGATCCACCGCGCGATGCATACCAAGGCGCTGTTCAAGGCGACCCATCTGCATCACCACAAATCGCGCACGCCTACACCGTGGACCGCTTACAGCTTCTCCAGCTGGGAAGCCGCTGCGGAGGCTGCCTTTGTGCCGCTGTTCCTCTTCATCACCAGCCTGTTGGGCCTCGCATTCGCTGGCTTCGCGATGTTCCTGTTCCTGTGGCACATGATAATCCGCAATGTGATGGCGCATGCCGGCAGCGAGTTGTTTCCGGCAGGCTGGGTCGACAACCCCCTCACCGATTGGATCAGCACCACCACCCATCACGATCTGCACCATTCGTCGAGCGGGAATTACGGTTTCTATTTCACCTGGTGGGACCGGATGATGGGCACCGAGCATCCGCGCTACAAGGAAGAGTTCCGCAAGAGCGCCAAGCCCATTCGCCTGCCCTCCATCGGCCCGCGCGCGGCGGAAAAGATCAGCGTGCTGATGGCCGCGCTGCTCGCCACCGCCATCACGCTGAATGGCTGGCTGGTCGCGGTTGAAGGCGGCATCGCCTGA
- a CDS encoding helix-turn-helix domain-containing protein codes for MIEELNYLVRIMALGSGLMLVAMIVANDIRRELKIPLAGLVIGAIGYLINSTPLTIPNGPFDPWVDLVSVSTTFFIWLFARNLFERPPERRMLLGAAAALLVSWFIANFMPWTQPAGFLSMHFIALVLIADLVRVGVFERDDDLVEQRRTIRLWLPLLVAAQVASILIFELFEVAGLLDGRSPVAQLLNSLLIFVLMLFSAIALFRSDGELLLDKARPSLADEEEEEPEALDLSPSESVLHDKLTAAMAEGAYRETGLTIAGLADRLDTPEHRLRALINQRLGYRNFSAFLNRHRIAEAREKLSSRDDVDLPVLTIAMDLGYNSLPTFNRAFRSETGTTPSEFRRLAFNEEPAEALTATGQN; via the coding sequence ATGATCGAAGAGCTGAACTATCTGGTGCGCATCATGGCGCTCGGCTCGGGCCTCATGCTGGTGGCGATGATCGTCGCCAACGATATCCGCAGAGAGCTCAAAATTCCGCTCGCCGGACTTGTCATTGGCGCGATCGGATATCTGATCAATTCAACGCCTTTGACCATACCCAACGGCCCGTTCGACCCGTGGGTCGATCTGGTTTCGGTCTCGACAACGTTCTTTATCTGGTTGTTCGCCAGAAACCTGTTTGAGCGCCCTCCGGAAAGACGGATGCTGCTCGGCGCGGCTGCCGCGCTTTTGGTCAGCTGGTTCATCGCCAATTTCATGCCGTGGACCCAACCGGCAGGCTTCTTGTCGATGCACTTCATTGCGCTGGTGCTGATCGCCGACCTTGTGCGGGTTGGCGTGTTCGAGCGCGACGACGACCTGGTCGAACAGCGCCGCACCATCCGCCTGTGGCTCCCTTTGCTCGTAGCCGCACAGGTAGCCAGCATCCTGATCTTCGAACTGTTCGAAGTGGCTGGCCTGCTGGATGGACGATCGCCGGTGGCGCAGTTGCTCAATTCATTGCTGATCTTTGTCTTGATGCTGTTCTCCGCGATTGCGCTGTTCCGTTCGGATGGCGAATTGCTGCTCGACAAAGCCCGGCCCTCGCTCGCAGATGAGGAGGAAGAGGAACCCGAAGCGCTCGACCTCTCTCCATCGGAAAGCGTGCTGCATGACAAGCTGACCGCTGCAATGGCAGAGGGTGCATACCGCGAAACCGGCCTCACCATTGCGGGCCTTGCTGACCGGCTCGACACGCCCGAACACCGGCTGCGCGCGCTGATTAACCAGCGGCTTGGCTACCGCAATTTCAGCGCGTTCCTGAACCGCCACCGGATCGCCGAGGCGCGTGAGAAGCTGTCCAGCCGCGATGATGTGGACCTTCCAGTGCTCACAATCGCGATGGACCTTGGGTATAATTCGCTCCCCACGTTCAACCGCGCTTTCCGTAGTGAAACCGGCACAACACCCAGCGAATTCAGACGCTTGGCCTTCAATGAAGAGCCTGCCGAGGCGCTGACAGCGACTGGTCAAAACTGA